A single genomic interval of Cucumis sativus cultivar 9930 chromosome 7, Cucumber_9930_V3, whole genome shotgun sequence harbors:
- the LOC101205587 gene encoding probable WRKY transcription factor 31 — MDSPSPPPLQFPVNLNSTLPHPRNSPPPPPPPPPPPPPPPPPPPAAHRPFFDEMNFFPSDDKSRVLSASHSNLTPTKLPFNVNTGLNLLTTNSCSDQSMVDDGVSPNPEEKRVKNERAVLQAELERINSENLRLKDMLNQVTSNYQTLQMQFNTLIQTQKTEDVGDPIEENPDGSGGGGNNNNNNNTNISNKLVPRQFMDLGLATNTENDEASMSSSEGRSGERSRSPGNTGEVASSKRQSPDQSSNWGSNNNNNNNKVPKFSSSSGKEVDQTEATMRKARVSVRARSEAPMITDGCQWRKYGQKMAKGNPCPRAYYRCTMALGCPVRKQVQRCAEDKTILITTYEGNHNHPLPPAAMAMASTTSSAARMLLSGSMSSADGLMNSNFLARTLLPCSSSMATISASAPFPTVTLDLTQTPNPLFQRPATGHFPIPFAAAAPPQTFPQIFGHALYNQSKFSGLQMSKDMEAPQPPPPPQNPFTDTLSAAGAAIASDPNFIAALATAMTSLIGGSHHQKENGNGNSNVDNKTSSNSQQ, encoded by the exons ATGGATTCCCCTTCTCCTCCTCCCCTCCAGTTTCCGGTTAACCTCAATTCCACCCTCCCCCATCCCCGCAATTCTCCTCCTccccctcctcctcctcctcctcccccTCCTccccctcctcctcctccgccTGCTGCCCACCGCCCCTTCTTCGACGAAATGAACTTCTTCCCCTCCGATGATAAATCCCGAGTCCTCTCTGCTTCTCACTCCAATCTTACTCCCACCAAACTCCCCTTCAATGTTAAT ACCGGGTTGAATCTCTTGACGACCAACTCCTGTAGCGATCAATCCATGGTGGATGATGGGGTTTCACCAAACccagaagaaaaaagagtaaaaaacgAG AGAGCAGTCCTTCAAGCTGAATTGGAGAGGATTAATTCAGAGAATCTAAGATTAAAAGACATGTTAAATCAAGTGACGAGCAATTACCAAACTCTACAGATGCAATTCAATACACTAATACAAACCCAGAAAACAGAAGACGTCGGTGACCCGATTGAGGAAAACCCCGACGGCAGTGGTGGCGGAGGgaataacaataacaacaacaacacaaATATTAGCAATAAACTGGTGCCGAGACAATTTATGGATCTTGGATTAGCTACCAATACGGAGAATGATGAGGCATCGATGTCATCGTCAGAAGGAAGAAGTGGGGAGCGCTCCCGGTCGCCGGGAAACACGGGAGAAGTAGCATCGTCGAAACGGCAAAGCCCAGATCAATCTTCCAATTGGGGTtccaataataacaataataataataaagttccAAAATTCAGTTCTTCTTCGGGTAAAGAAGTGGATCAAACTGAAGCTACTATGAGAAAGGCTAGAGTCTCTGTTCGAGCCAGATCAGAAGCACCCATG ATAACAGATGGATGCCAATGGAGAAAATATGGACAAAAAATGGCAAAGGGAAACCCTTGTCCACGAGCTTACTATCGTTGCACGATGGCTCTCGGCTGCCCCGTTAGAAAACAA gtACAAAGATGTGCAGAAGACAAAACAATATTGATAACAACCTACGAAGGAAACCACAACCACCCATTGCCGCCGGCTGCCATGGCCATGGCTTCCACCACATCATCGGCGGCAAGAATGCTTCTATCAGGATCCATGTCAAGTGCTGATGGTTTAATGAACTCCAATTTTTTAGCAAGAACCTTATTACCATGTTCTTCAAGCATGGCTACAATCTCAGCCTCAGCTCCATTTCCCACCGTCACATTAGACCTAACTCAAACTCCTAATCCCTTATTCCAACGCCCCGCTACAGGTCACTTCCCCATCCCGTTCGCAGCCGCCGCTCCCCCTCAAACCTTCCCACAGATCTTTGGACATGCATTAtacaatcaatcaaaattctCGGGCCTCCAAATGTCCAAGGATATGGAAGCACCACAGCCTCCTCCACCTCCGCAAAATCCATTCACCGACACGTTGAGTGCGGCGGGTGCAGCCATCGCGTCTGACCCCAACTTCATTGCGGCGTTGGCAACAGCAATGACGTCGCTGATCGGGGGATCGCATCATCAGAAGGAGAATGGTAATGGCAATAGTAATGTTGATAATAAAACAAGTAGCAACTCTCAACAGTAA